Proteins from a single region of Stutzerimonas stutzeri:
- a CDS encoding ParB/RepB/Spo0J family partition protein yields the protein MATKKRGLGRGLDALLGGASVTAMQEEAAKVDTRELQHLPLELIQRGKYQPRRDMDPQALEELAQSIKNHGVMQPIVVRPISGGRYEIIAGERRWRACQQAGLERVPSLVREVPDETAIAMALIENIQREDLNPIEEAVALQRLQQEFQLTQQQVADAVGKSRVSVSNLLRLIALPEEIKTLLSHGDLEMGHARALLGLPADQQVEGARHVVARGLTVRQTEALVRQWLSSKEAPKVEVKVDPDISRLEQRLAERLGSPVQIKHGQKGKGQLVIRYSSLDELQGVLAHIR from the coding sequence ATGGCGACCAAGAAAAGAGGTCTAGGACGGGGACTCGATGCCCTGCTGGGCGGCGCCAGTGTTACGGCGATGCAGGAAGAGGCTGCGAAGGTCGACACCCGTGAGCTCCAGCATCTGCCGTTGGAACTGATCCAACGCGGTAAGTATCAGCCGCGCCGCGACATGGATCCCCAGGCCCTGGAAGAGTTGGCGCAGTCGATCAAGAATCACGGCGTGATGCAGCCTATCGTCGTGCGCCCGATCAGCGGTGGCCGTTACGAGATCATCGCCGGCGAACGACGCTGGCGCGCCTGCCAACAGGCCGGTCTGGAGCGCGTGCCCTCGCTGGTCCGTGAGGTTCCGGATGAAACCGCCATTGCCATGGCGTTGATCGAGAACATCCAGCGCGAAGATCTCAATCCGATCGAAGAAGCTGTTGCGCTGCAGCGCCTGCAGCAGGAGTTCCAGCTTACCCAGCAGCAGGTAGCTGACGCCGTAGGCAAATCAAGGGTCTCGGTAAGCAACTTGCTGCGCCTGATCGCGCTGCCCGAAGAGATCAAAACGCTGTTGTCCCATGGTGACCTGGAAATGGGCCATGCCCGCGCGCTGCTTGGTTTACCGGCTGACCAGCAGGTAGAAGGTGCGCGGCATGTTGTCGCACGTGGGCTGACCGTTCGCCAGACCGAGGCACTGGTACGCCAGTGGCTGAGCAGCAAAGAGGCACCTAAGGTCGAGGTCAAGGTTGATCCAGACATCAGCCGTCTGGAACAGCGTCTGGCTGAACGCCTGGGCTCGCCGGTGCAAATCAAGCACGGGCAAAAGGGTAAGGGGCAGCTGGTTATCCGCTACAGTTCGCTGGATGAATTGCAGGGAGTACTGGCGCACATTCGTTGA
- a CDS encoding ParA family protein, translating into MAKVFAIANQKGGVAKTTTCINLAASLVATRRRVLLIDLDPQGNATTGSGVDKLGLEYSIYDVLIGACSLVDAMQFSEHGGYQLLPANRDLTAAEVALLNLPAKEKRLREALAPVRENYDYILIDCPPSLSMLTINALAAADSVIIPMQCEYYALEGLTDLVNSIQRIAQALNPSLKIEGLLRTMYDPRSSLTNDVSEQLKAHFGDKLYDTVIPRNVRLAEAPSHGMPALVYDKQSKGALAYLALAGELSRRQRRSARGAPA; encoded by the coding sequence ATGGCTAAAGTTTTCGCCATTGCCAACCAGAAAGGCGGTGTCGCCAAGACCACCACCTGCATCAACCTGGCGGCTTCGCTGGTTGCTACCCGCCGACGCGTGCTGCTGATTGATCTCGATCCTCAGGGCAATGCCACCACGGGCAGCGGCGTAGACAAGCTTGGCCTGGAGTATTCGATCTACGATGTGCTGATAGGCGCATGTAGCCTGGTAGATGCCATGCAGTTTTCCGAGCATGGCGGTTATCAGCTGCTGCCGGCCAACCGCGATCTAACCGCCGCCGAAGTGGCGTTACTGAATCTGCCAGCCAAGGAAAAGCGCTTGCGTGAAGCGCTGGCGCCGGTGCGTGAGAACTACGACTACATCCTCATCGACTGCCCGCCATCGCTGTCGATGTTGACCATCAACGCACTGGCCGCTGCCGATAGCGTGATCATTCCCATGCAGTGCGAGTATTACGCCCTTGAAGGACTGACCGACCTGGTCAATTCGATCCAGCGCATCGCACAGGCGCTCAATCCGAGTCTGAAGATCGAGGGACTGTTGCGCACCATGTACGACCCGCGCAGCAGCCTGACCAACGACGTTTCCGAGCAGCTAAAAGCGCATTTCGGCGACAAACTCTACGACACCGTCATTCCGCGCAACGTCCGGCTTGCCGAGGCCCCCAGCCACGGTATGCCGGCGCTGGTCTACGACAAGCAATCCAAGGGTGCTCTGGCCTACCTGGCCCTGGCGGGCGAACTGTCGCGACGCCAGCGGCGGTCGGCTCGTGGTGCCCCCGCATAA